The genomic region GTGTCAAATAAAACCGTCAACTTGTTATTCTTTGGCAATTTCTATAAAACACGATTCGACGAGTACCAAGGTGCGATGAACAAAGCAATGGACGATAAAGACTTCCTTTACGGAATGTTGACTAAGGATGTCTATTCCCAAGGGGTTGTTTTAGGGCGGAAATATAAATTATTACGATATGCTTACGGTGTGTTTATGCTAGGGCTTATCGTCTCATTTGCTGCTTTTTGTGTGGCAATTTTAATTGCGAAATAGTATGAAATTAGAGTTAGTCTTCAGCATGATGCTATTCTCGGGACTGGCCTCATGTCAGTCTCCCACAAAGAATAATACGCAGCAGGCGACAGAAAAACAGGAAGTCGCCGGCCTCAAAGCCGACAAAACCTATGTGCTTCCAAAGAAGTTAAATGAGATATCGGGCATTACTTTTTTGCCAGCCGACAGCCAAATACTTTATGCTATTCAGGATGAAAGTGGGATCGTGTATTCATACAATCTCACGGATGAGAAGATCACGTCAGAATATGTATTTGCAGACGCTGGCGATTATGAAGAAATTACCACCGATGGACGATTCTTTTTTGTACTTCGCAGCGATGGAGCAATCTACAGCTTTCCGGTCGACCTACAGGCGGCAAAGACCGAAGTGCAAATTTTTGAAGGACAGCTAGGGAAAGGCGAATACGAATCAATGTCTTATGATTCAGAAAGTAAGGCACTATATGTCTTGTGCAAAACATGTAGCCTCGATAAAGGAAATCCAGCTGTTTCCGGATATATTGTGAATGTGGATGCTTCAGGAAAACTGAGCCTGAAAGAAAACTTCCAGATTAATCTGGATGCGGTTGCTGCTTTAGACGGTAAATCTGTCAAATCGTTAAAACCATCCTCGATCAGCAAAAGAAGCAGTAGCAATGAATGGTACGTGCTATCATCCATTGATAAACTCTTATTGATTACCGATGATACGTTTCAGCCGAAAAAAGTGATCAGGTTTGAAAAGAAACAATTTGAACAGCCTGAAGGAATCACATTCGACAAGGAAAATCGCATGTTTATCAGCAGCGAAAAAAATAAGGCCAAGAATGCTTTGCTATTTCAATACAATAAGCAACCCTAATGCGTAGGATACTATTTTTATTTTTCATTTTTATCAGTTTTTACAGCTTTGCGCAAGAGCTGGAACACCGACTTATTGTTTTTGGTGATGCCGGAGAGATTAACAATAAGCAAACTTTTTTGATCGAAAAATCGCATGCATTAAAGGTAGCTGATAAGACGACGGCTTTCTTTGTAGGAGATAATATCTATGAGTTTGGGATGGCTTTGTCTGCACCGGAGAACATTGAAACCGCAAAGATCCTGCAATCTCAATACGAGGGGTTTAGGAAAATCGATGTACCGGTTTATTTTCTGGCGGGAAATCACGATTGGGATAAATCAAAAAAAGACGGGCTAGCGAAACTGAAAGCGCAGGAGCAATTTATTTTAGACCAAAAGGATCCTGGATTAAAGTTTATTCCTAAGGCTGGTACAATTGGCCCGGAGGCTATCCATGTCAGCGAGCGACTAACGATAATTACCTATGATAGCGAGTACTGGCTATTTCCACATCATGGACGTAGCATAGAGCAAGACAAAGATGATTTCATCGCTGCGCTAGGCAGCTTGCTTGAGGAACATAAGGACAAACGCGTTATTCTTATATCGCATCACCCTATGCTTACCTTTGGCGAGCATGCCTTAAAGTACACTTGGCGCGACCACCTCTTTCCATTGACACGTCTTTGGAAGGGTGCTTATTTGCCCTTGCCCGGTTTAGGATCATTGTATCCTCTTTTTCGCTCAACAGCCCTAGCCTCCCCGGAAGATATCAAACATCCCTTATATGCCGACCTTATTGAACGAGTTACCGAGGTTGGAAAGGTTCATCCAAACTTAATATTTGTCTCTGGACATGATCATGGATTGCAATACATTGATAAGGAAGGTATGCATCAGGTCGTGAGCGGATCGGGCGCTAAAACTTCAGAAATACGCAAGGATAAAGCCTTAAAATTCAGATATAACAAACAGGGATTTAGTGTGATAGACTGTCTAGATAACGGCGATTTGCGGATACAGTTTTATATTGACGAACCGC from Sphingobacterium sp. BN32 harbors:
- a CDS encoding SdiA-regulated domain-containing protein, translated to MKLELVFSMMLFSGLASCQSPTKNNTQQATEKQEVAGLKADKTYVLPKKLNEISGITFLPADSQILYAIQDESGIVYSYNLTDEKITSEYVFADAGDYEEITTDGRFFFVLRSDGAIYSFPVDLQAAKTEVQIFEGQLGKGEYESMSYDSESKALYVLCKTCSLDKGNPAVSGYIVNVDASGKLSLKENFQINLDAVAALDGKSVKSLKPSSISKRSSSNEWYVLSSIDKLLLITDDTFQPKKVIRFEKKQFEQPEGITFDKENRMFISSEKNKAKNALLFQYNKQP
- a CDS encoding metallophosphoesterase, with translation MRRILFLFFIFISFYSFAQELEHRLIVFGDAGEINNKQTFLIEKSHALKVADKTTAFFVGDNIYEFGMALSAPENIETAKILQSQYEGFRKIDVPVYFLAGNHDWDKSKKDGLAKLKAQEQFILDQKDPGLKFIPKAGTIGPEAIHVSERLTIITYDSEYWLFPHHGRSIEQDKDDFIAALGSLLEEHKDKRVILISHHPMLTFGEHALKYTWRDHLFPLTRLWKGAYLPLPGLGSLYPLFRSTALASPEDIKHPLYADLIERVTEVGKVHPNLIFVSGHDHGLQYIDKEGMHQVVSGSGAKTSEIRKDKALKFRYNKQGFSVIDCLDNGDLRIQFYIDEPQDSLTKAFEAEVPFQLTH